In Salarias fasciatus chromosome 13, fSalaFa1.1, whole genome shotgun sequence, the sequence TGTTGTATCACGTTGCTACAGTAGTGTGAGCACAGAAACCTTTAATGCATTTTAGTTAAGCACTTGTCTTCAGACCTGTGATGAAGCTCCTCAAGTGGCATTTACTGCAACTGGCTGCAGTTTTGACCAATTTtctttcgttttcttttttacttaCAATTGACAATGTCATCCCAAGGGTCTGATTGGATCCTTTAACACGTACAGGTTTTAACCTCTGCCCTCTATGCTTGACAATTTCACTTAACAATCTGTTGATGCAAGTTGGAACTCTGTTCAGGTTTTGAAACCGGTGTTGATGTTTCTTTTCAGTTACACTTCTGAGTTGATTTAAATCGAGTAAACTTGTGCTGTATGCTGTCCTGCCTCCATCCAACCTTCTTAACCTCTGCAATGGCCTGAAGGAGGGAATTTCCATCTCTTCTGTGGGAGCACAGGTTCTAAAGTGAAAGGAGGATGATTagcaccacctgctggacaCAAAGGAGAAGTgcactttttaaataattgcAGAAAAAGAATAAGAGAATGAAATTAAGGAtaagaaagtgaaagagaatAAGACGAAGAATAGGAATAAGAAATTAAAACATCATCTCTGGTGAGCTGCAGCACCGTTTTTGTTGGACAAAATGGGGAAGTTAAATTGAgtatttaaatgttaaaaacataATAATGTTTGATCCAAATCTGTACTAAAACCCTATCAATGAATTCAGGATAATTAAAtcaaactaaaacaacaactaTTTTTTTAAGGAATCTACGAAGCAAACGCCCTGATAGGCGCTACTCTGATTCTGATTGGCTCAGCATGAGAGCACATAACCAATCATAGCTCAACAAAAAGATTGACAGTTAGTTCTATCCAATCAGGTATCAGATGAGGCGGCCCTTCCATTTTACCGTAGTAGGAATCACAAACCCGAGGAAAGGGGTCGGCGAGGCCTTCGGCTGCGGAGTTTCTAACTTTGTAAATTATATATTTCCTCCAAATGGATTCACAGCCCCCACTGAAGCCGTGGGAAAGGAGGATTCCGGGCGCTATGGGTGCTCCCGTAAATTACAGGTAAAGGAACTTTAACCTGTACCTGTCCCTTGTTTACTCGGTGCAGAAGGCTAGCGGTtgttgctaatgctaacgttaGCAACAGGAGCGATACTGTTTGAAGACAAAAAGTCACACGACGATGCAATTCATCATCCATTTATCACACGCGGCATTTCACAGTCTTATTTGTTCGTGACAGCGACTTTAATGCATTGTTCGTGGCTCTTTTTCCTGCAGTAGGCCTCGTGTCGACCTTTGCTCCCAGAAAGTGCTTTCATCATTTACCTGATGTTAAAACCACACTGGGTTAAAGATGAAGCAACTCCTGAATGATTGATCCAACCTGTTTATATAATTCCGTATTGTGAAGAAAGTATCGCTGTCCTGTCCCTGCCTCCATCCCCTGTCTCTCTAGTGTTTAACAAATTGTTAGTTCTACTGTACGTACAAGACAATGGAATCGAAAGTCTGTCTCGCTTTCCCTTCTATGGTATACACGTCTATCAcacaggacaggaaaaaaatgttgagaatATAGACAAAATCTGGTAAACATGGGTTAGCATGTGTACATAAACACGTGGTCcttcatgaaagaaaacagtttagCCATcattgctctctctctcttaccaTCATGATTGTATTTGAATATCATTGTTAGTTTTAACAGCTGACATTTGAGAAACTCCTTATCAAGACAAACTGGCGTTAAAGTCACACTGGTAATTTAAATGTATCCTCTTTATGAAACAGGTCTGCAGACTTCGCCCCCTCAGTTGCCCCCTCCACCTCGGCCGGCCCTCCTGTCCTGACCCGGGTGGTTCCTCCTGTTCCCCCCCGTCCAGTGCAGCCGTCCTACCGTCCAACCTACAGCTCGTTCCCCTCCACCTACAGCCCCTATGGGGGCTCCATCTACGGTGGCTACGGCGGCTACAGCCCCTACAGCTTCGGCAGCGGCGGCTACGGCGTGGGACGCTACAACCGCCTGCCCCACGCCGAGGACGTGGCCCCCAGCCGCTTCGTGCAGCAGGCGGAAGAGAGCAGCCGCGGCGCCTTCGAGTCCATCGAGAGCATCGTCAACACTTTCGCGTCCGTCAGCATGATGCTGGACGCCACGTTTTCAGCCGTGTACAACAGTTTCCGCGCAGTGCTGGACGTGGCCAACCAGTTCACGCGGCTGCGCGCCCACCTCACCCACGTCCTGTCGGCCTTCACTTTGGTGCGCATGCTGCGCTACCTCTACAGGCGGTTGCAGAGGCTCCTGGGACGCGGGTCGGAGATTGAGGACTTGTGGGCCGACAGCACTCAGGACGCCCTGGTGAGCCCCTCCGGAGGGCACAGCACAGGCACGAGCAATCCAGGCATGAAGTCCTGGcctatttttctgtttttctctgttgtccTGGGAGGACCTTACCTCATCTGGAAACTGCTGAGCTCCAGCCAAGTCGCTGAAGAAAACAGTAAGGCTTACGCTCAATTATTCCTGAAAGCATTGTGTAGATTTTGAGGAACATATCAGTgaaacttgtttgtttgtgcagatACTGACTGGGCCAGTGGGGAGGACGACCATGTGGTGGCCAGAGCAGAGTACAACTTCACAGCTGCCTCTGAGGAGGAGATttctctgcaggctggagacATGCTCAACCTCGCTCCTAAAGGTGTGAGCTCTTACACAACACTCCACACTTTTCAAAGTCTtgagtatttttgttttgatgtgggGTCGACTTCAGGTGAGCACTTGTGTGCCGACAATACGCTCAATTCCACTGACTCTAAACTGTAATAATTGAACTCTCTCAGCTTGATGTCTCATTGCAGAAGGTTATTTCACATTGAGACAATCATTATTATGACACCCTCCCTCCCCCCAACAGCTCTTTTAAACCctgttcacatgaaaacatttgaaaaggcaTCGTCTTTGTGTTTGCAACATTCTGCAAATGACCTCAAAACAACCTGGTTCTCAAAtgaggccactagtgggtgctgctgttctTCTCATGAAACCACACCCTGCACAGAGAACATTAAGAATGGTGCAGATCAAGTTGGATTCCTATCCCAGGTGACTCTCatctataaaactaccaagttgTAGGATGATATGTACAtatgggagtcatgacactgagACCgctgttattgttattgtccatttaTTCACATGTGCGGAAGAGCTACAGCTGCGTTacagcagtgtttctgctgtctaCACCGAGCTGGTGCGTTTCCACTTTGTTCTGAAACTGAATTggagcattttcattttcacggTTTAACCGCTGCTGTCTGATCCCCCTAAACACAAGTCTCGGAAGGAGAGATCATAGATAATGCACATGGTTTAATATTTGTGACTagaaatcctgtagtgtgtcaCGCTCAGTGCCAGCTTGTCCATGCCCTAGTGAAAATCCTTGTACTCCCCCCCACACCCCGGTTGACTGGACAGCTCAGACTCACCAAGTTGTTGCTGGGTTTTGCTTATAAAACTCCTGCCTCAGCTGTCagatacccctttcacactggccaaaaaacccgtttagaCCTGCTAATTacccggctcctcatggcagtgtgaaagtgttcattCGGCATTCGACtcgggtttttcaaccctgcaatcgacgcgggtttttagcgggtcgctactaCCGGCTTTTTACTGGGAGaggcgaaagggagtgtgaaaggcagacgcgagtcgatgcggtaacttacgtgatgacgtcgacacagcgtggctaagttagcgacctagttgttgtttctggacacagtgtgagattcccttcatcaagatgacccagtattggcaagatagcgagaccagagagctcctctggatccgttgggaagaggagattcgtctacaggtaacggggactgtgttccgctgcattgtttactttcgctttgctccgtcgcgctgatgatgtcatcagcgcgggaagacgcagcgacgtggctcgccagcaggcggttagacgcgggtctgcatgcAGTCTGAAAGAacacaaaaggcgattattagcgggttgaaaacacgggtcgacccgctagttgcagtgtgagAGGGGTAAGAGAGTCAAAAACTGGGGCTCTATTTCTCAAAGTGGCCAAAGTGAGTCATTGATTCTCAATAATTGAATCGCTCCTGGTTGTATTTCCTCGATCCCAACCGCCAAACTTTTAAATCATTCGTCTCGGGCATCCTGATTTTTTCAAAATCATCTACACCATAAACAAATAGTGAGACCGCATATTTCAAAAGGATGACAGGAACAGTAACAGCTGTAGCAGGACAATGGTTATTGGATGAATTATTAGAATGTGGCTAATCAGCAGCCATGGAACAACCCCGCAGCAGCAGATGACCTTCTGAACCTTGTGTTTCTTGTGTATTCAGAACAACAGCCCCGGGTTCGCGGCTGGCTGCTGGCCAGCTCCAACGGTCAGACCACCGGGCTCGTGCCGGCCAACTACGTCAAAGTCCTCGGGAAGAGGCGAGGTCGAAGGCACGCGGAGGCCGAGATGCTCGCCCAGGAGCGCCGAGCTCACGCAGAGCTCTCCCAGAATGCGTCGGCGGCACAGCCACATTCTGAATCGGCGCCGAGTTTCGCCCCGGACCTCAGTGTGATGTCCACGGACGAGCTGCTGGAGTCGACGTACAGAGAGACGTCGGAGTCTGCGGGGGTGGGAGCATCCAGCTCCAGCACAGTGCTGAACATCCCGGACAAGATGGAcctgtgatggtgtgtgtgtgtctgtgtgtgtgtgtatggagggCTTTGACTTAGTCCATACCTGTTAAAGTGTATCTTTGGAGGTCAACTAACAGTCAGAACTAGGAATTCAATAAAAAACCACCGAACACGAGGATCTTGTTGTCTGAACGGTTTCCATAGACAGGCTCACTCTTTGTTGTCGTCATTTTCTGTTAGTCGGTGCTCGTACAAGAGCGATCATATCTTCAAGTCGTTTCTATGTGGACAATAACAAGGTggcgttttcttttctttgtcctcTTTCAGAGGCTGCTTGACCTTCTGcattgttttctctgtaaagctCATGCGGTTGGCTGTGTTTAGGAGGCCGGGCCAGTTTTGCACAGTTGCTTGGTCAGAAAGAAATGtaatttgtaaatatttattataattattttgaaaataaatagtttaaaaaaaaatgactctcCCTTTGTTTTGGTGGTGATTGGGAAACACGGATGGGGCCTTCTGTCCATCTTTTGCATCACaattgtcattcattcattcattgatgtGTGACTCTGGCAGAACGGACGGGAAGGTTCAGTGTTCAGATCACGTTAGGGTCGAGGTGTGTGTGATATATACCGTCTGCGTGATAAATTTTAATTTACATCATCTCGAAGAAGAAGGCGAACGAGTCCTGTTCTCTCCGCGCTCCGAACCAGGCTGctgcaaacaggaagaggaCTGTTTTCCAGATGTCTTTCAGCCGCTATTCCAGGTGATTGCtctcttgtcagctgattttcAGGATGAACATCTGTCGAGGTCTGTCCGGGATGCACAGCTGTGGCCAGGATCGCCCCGGTCCAGAAGTTTTGCTGAAGGTAAATGGGGCACTTAGTTACCAATATGATTTGTCACTGATTTGCTGCACACTTGTAtctcagaggaaagaaaatctGAACGTTTCTCCATTTAGTTGAGTTCAACAGTGAGTCTCTTGCATGCATAtcttaaaagaaattaaacaagGGATGGTGTTCATTTTGTCCGTCCGTAGATTTCTTGGTGAGGAAACagaatttgaactttttttttccatgtcaaATTTTAAAGGATATAAGATTCTTGTTACCAGAAAATCTAACAGAATAACCCCTTTTTTTGCCCATATTGCACTTCCCTGCATCAGGGTCAATGTGTTTTTCTACATGACATCAAGAAGCATTGATACTAGGGCTGTCacaatatcaaattttctcttcacggttatcatgggcaaaaaaatatcacgataatgATATTATcacaatatcagcaaaaatttaactaataatggtacaaacatttagattcatctttaattttatttttgttttgttttctctcttttcccagaagaattacattcagaatacctgtcaaatgaggtgctgaaacaatatgagaacagtaactttACAACTTCAtacaaaaagtgtagttacactcgactaattaaaatctgatgaactgattaacggaggatccacagcagaggcgtaatttacgtagggttgatgggttatgaaaacccacgggccctcttgtggtgaaatcctgtaccaccaccacactgctgagattttttttttttaaagcaacactaaggaactttcagttttcgttgattttggcggcaccagtggacaaaagcggtagtgttttgcctgaacgaagaAGAacgaggactagcgcgtggcgtcgtaaaatgctgctcccggtggcatgctgtcggactgaactcgcctacatttgtttccagtgcctgtgtgaaggatggataacgacgaggtaatgaatctaatagtggctaaacaatgtaatatcatgatgtgacgcatgccgtaaagcagtccgcccatttggagtttttttagtgtgcagggttcctagcaccctcctcacagttgcttagtccaagtgaaagcaatactgacgccctcagcccgtgacagaggggtcatttaactagttgtaagtcgatgtatcatcacaaaagatattaaaatttttttattaaggttgaaaagttccttagtgtcgctttaaggtTCTTCTATTATCACACACATAAGCTGTCAAAACATACCTGACATCAGCCTGAGCCAGTGTTGTATGGCAGCCTCTACCTCGGCCTCAGTAGTCTTGGTTTGAAGCCTGTTGTTGAGAACTGACAGTAcaaggtaaaacaaaaaaatatcagcAACGATAGGGCAGGTGGGAAGGTGGTGAAAGAGTGTATGCATTTGTAACCAATGTAGCGCCTCATGGAGGACTTAGACAAAAGGATTTCATGCACTGGTGGTGATTTGATCCCAGTCTTCTGTCCTCTTCCACACCAATTCAGCTGGGTGGCTAATTCAGGTGCAAAGACCTTTCTGCAAACTCACAGTTTCTTTTAAGCAGAGTTTCCCCCAGTCATGGACAGCTTTGTGATCTGTAAcgaaatagaacaaaaaaaaaaacaaaaaacattttttactaCTGACAATCCAAGTcccgtttttttcccccacatatTCCTGTTACTTTTCAAGATGAGGATAATCcagtgtaaatatactgtagGGTAGTAAAGGACATACCACATGTTTCTTAAAATTGCTGTCCTGACAAAGTCTGTCATCAAAGTTGTTTAGCTGCTCTAATGTAATGAAATGGGGAGGCTTCTGTCATACTCCTTGCCCTGAGTTGTTGAATTAGGAACTCTGTTTGCAACGACTGACTGTAGAGCAGCTGTTGAACGGTCCACTTTAAGGTGAAGTTCGATGATATGTATGCAGGAGAAACAGGGTCGTTGCTGACAGTTCCTGAAATCATTTGGAAACggggaaaagaaaatcaacattaaaCGGTGCATATGCCACGCAGATAACGTTATGATCACTGCTAAGGCTAATATAGTGAGTCCATATTACAATATTCATTAATTTGGATCTCGAACCAGTCATCTGGAAGCCTTCAGAAACCATTCGAAATGCGTTAAAAGTAATATTTAAAGAGACTAAGTAGTTTTCAAGACTGCATATTGTTAGCGGATCTATTCTGGGTCTCAGAGTGTGGCCGTGACTGGTTCTTCCACCTGTGTGAGGTTTACAAAACAGTACTACATCAAGACACACCTAATCATATCAATCATCAGttaaacagaggaagaaggtaaatatataaaagcacacacacctccaacagaACGTTCTACTGGTTCTTGCTGGTCGCTTCTCCTTTGTGTGTTCTGTAGCAGCACGCTGAAGTGCAGCGAACACTTCTCTCTCCATTCTACATCGGCCGAAAACCTGTGAAACAAAGATCCTGCTTTTTCCCCTCTGTAgttgctacacccagctgctacacctagctgctatgCAGTTGAGAACCATTTTTTCACTGCTTTGGTGCAGATTTCTCTGCTGAACATGCTGATCCGTGTTTGATTTTACTTCAACATGGTGCCGACATCCCGGCATGCATTGCGAGGCCGGTGTGACCTCAGCGCGGTCCAGAGCTATTAGCCTAGCATTTAGCACTTCTGTGCCCAGTTAGCTACAGTAATTCCTGCAGCCCGGAATGACATCAGGATTTCCCAAAACTGAATAAATCCCACACGTAGCAATGCAAAATTACTTTGTTAACTCACTCATGTTGTAACTAGAAtagccactgaaaaaaaaatttttttttcgtGGACTGATAGTAACAGGGTAGTTCAACAGCGGCTAGCTTGCCAGCGGCCGGTTGTTGGGTTACTGGCTACCTGCAGTGATTTACAGTCGTTTTGCGGTGTGCCACCCTCTGGATGCAAAAGGCATGATCGGCCTGCCGATGTCAAGCCGACCTTGCTGAGACGTTTAATgagctgggaaaaaacagcttGTCGGACGATGCTTGTGAGACGTTCGAAATTGCGGGCCGACGTACGTGTTCTGTCTGCGTATT encodes:
- the LOC115399388 gene encoding peroxisomal membrane protein PEX13-like; amino-acid sequence: MDSQPPLKPWERRIPGAMGAPVNYRSADFAPSVAPSTSAGPPVLTRVVPPVPPRPVQPSYRPTYSSFPSTYSPYGGSIYGGYGGYSPYSFGSGGYGVGRYNRLPHAEDVAPSRFVQQAEESSRGAFESIESIVNTFASVSMMLDATFSAVYNSFRAVLDVANQFTRLRAHLTHVLSAFTLVRMLRYLYRRLQRLLGRGSEIEDLWADSTQDALVSPSGGHSTGTSNPGMKSWPIFLFFSVVLGGPYLIWKLLSSSQVAEENNTDWASGEDDHVVARAEYNFTAASEEEISLQAGDMLNLAPKEQQPRVRGWLLASSNGQTTGLVPANYVKVLGKRRGRRHAEAEMLAQERRAHAELSQNASAAQPHSESAPSFAPDLSVMSTDELLESTYRETSESAGVGASSSSTVLNIPDKMDL